TCACTATCATTTGTATAACCAGCGATAAAATCACGACTCTGATCGATAATGGGAATTGAACCTTCTAATAGGTAATCTGCAGTTTTAATTTGTTTTGTACGAGAAACCTTACCTATAACGTTTCCAATCAATTCTTTGCTCCACCCCTCCGGCACTCCATCAACAAGATCCACATCTTCATATCCAGGAAAACGCAAATCCACAAACCATTCCTTGTAAATCCTCTGGGCAGCTTCTTCGAGAAGTTTAATTTGTTTTTGGCTGTTTTCAATGAGAGTATCATATGATGTTAATATTTCAGCTACTTTTTTTTGCACTGTATATTCAGGCAAGTAAAATCTATAATCACAAATTTTAGTTGGTGATGTATGGTGTACAGTAGCTCCTGTTGATGTATTAGCTATAGACTTTTGATAATCATGCGTCTGCATAACATAATAAATATATTCTCTACATACATCTTCATCCTTAAAAACAATCAATCCAATTCGTTGATTGTGCAAATACATGCGTTTTGAATTGCAGGGAATCTTTGCACTGTAACCTAATGTATCAATTGTTTTGCTCAAGTCTGTCATTGTTACAATATAATCGCCTTCTTGCAGAACATAACTATCAGGAATTTGCCCATTAAAAAACTTACATTTTTCTTCTTTAAATCCACCACCAATTTTAAAGTTACCCGGTGTTACTAACACAATACCATTATCTTCTGTAATGATATGATCCCCATCAAACGCATATCCATGTTTTATTTCAATAATATCGCCTAATCTTCTTTTAATCATAACCCCATCTCCTTCAAATTCTGCGAGATGGCATCCATCAAGTCGTTTGATTCTTTATGAAGAGAAAGAAGTTCCTTGTGAATTTCAGTCATGCGTTCTTCAAAGTCTACCCCATCATCTTCAATAGGTTCCACACCTACATAGGCTCCTGGAGTTAGTGACCAGCCCTTTTCTTCAATTTCAGAAATGGATACTAGTTTACAAAGACCAGGGACATCGGTATAGACGCCGTCACCGAATTTTTCGTAGAGCCAGTTTGCTTCCTTTGCTATTGTGAGAGTTTCGCTAAGGTCTGCTAGCTTTATATCATAGGCCTCTTGAGTCTTTTTCTTTTCACGCTTTTCAGCCGCTTTGACTGCTTTTTTTGCTTCTTTTCGAAGGGATTTTTCTTTTTTTGATAATTCATGCACTTGGTCCTCGAAAGCTTTATCACTGCCTAGAGCAGAGCGATACTCGTTAAGAAGATCAACGTATTTATCAAGCTCTCCACGGTAAAGCCATACAATGGCATTCATATTTTTAAGTTGCCATTCAGACCATTCGTTAAGAGTACGGTCAACTACTGTATAATAGTTTCTTGCATCAATGAAAAGGACTTTGTCTTTGAGTGCATCAGCTTTTCCCTTATCAAAGAACCAAAGAGAACAAGGTAGTGATTTGGTATAAAAAAAGTTATTTCCAACACTTATCATCGCATCTACATGGCCTGTTTTAATAAGGCTTTCTCTGATATTTTTATCTTTACCTTGACTATCAGTAGCAGAGGAAGCCATAACAAAACCTGCACGACCTTTTTCGTTAAGATAACTATAGAAATAAGAAATCCAAAGATAATTAGCATTTCCAACTTCTTTATTTTTATTAATGCTTGGCATTCCAAAAGGTAAGCGTTTTGCACTTTCACATGATTCTGCTTTAACCTTATCTACATTGAAAGGTGGATTTGCCATCACGTAATCGCAGCAGCCATCAAGGTTGTGTGCATCGTGATAAAAGCTATTTGCTTCGTCACCAGATTTAATCACACCTGTAAGTCCATGTACAGCCATATTCATCAGACAAAGCTGAGCATTATATTCAACCTTTTCCTGACCATAAAAAGTCATAGCTCTATTAGCATTCATTCCTGTAGCATTTACAAAATCCCCGGACTGAATAAACATACCCCCGCTGCCGCAAGCGGGATCGAGTAAGACTCCACTTTTAGGCTCGATAATATTAACAATCATCTTTACAAGAGACTTAGGTGTAAAGAAAACACCGTCATCTGATGCAATATTCTTTGCAAATTTATTTAAGAAGTACTCATAGATTCTTCCGATAATATCTCCACCAACTTCATCAAGTGCAGAGTTATTAAATATGCGAAGAAGTTCTGCTAAAATCTCATCAGAAAAATCAGTATAGCTTTTAGGAAGCACACCAACCAACTGTTCGCTTTGATCTTCAATGAGCTGCATAGCGTTATTGACAACTTCTCCTAAACTTTTCATGCTATGACCGTCTTTATTAACAAGTCCAGCAGCTGAGATATCTTCTGGAAGATTTAACAAATAATCATACTGTGCTTCTTTAGGAAGATATAATGCACTCTTTGCTGCAAAGTCACTTGCCTCAACAGGTATAACTCGACCACCACGAGATGGACGTCCTTTTAAGATTTCTGCTTCAACCATTTTGTATCTGCTGTATGCGTAGCGTAGGAAAATAAGCCCAAGCACAGGCATACAATATTGATTTGATGTAAGCTTTGAACCTGCACGTAATAAATCAGCAGATTCCCATAATTCTGATTCGAGTTTTCTTATATTAATCATTTCGATTTTCCCTCTACCTTAAAGTCAAGCCATGCATCTTCAACACCTGTATAGTCCACATCATTCTTAAGGCAGAACTCTTTTATATTTTTCATCGCAATAAGGTTAGGCTTTGCTTTACCGCCTTCCCATCTATTAACAGTAGAAAATGCCACCTGTATCTCTTTGGCAAAGTCCTGCTGTGTTAAAAAACATCTCTGTCTGATTCTTTTAATTTCTTTTGGAAATTCCATGTTGCATATCTTTCTCTTGAATATCTCGAAAATATAGCGTTATTATACCGCAAAACTATAATTTCTTCTACCTATCCAGTCCATCTGTGTAGTTTCCAAGCAAAAATGTCATGTATAAGTGTCAAGCAAATATGTCACCCATAAATTAAAATAAAGGAATGAAAATTATGGTAAATGACAAAGATATTATTAGAA
Above is a window of Fastidiosipila sanguinis DNA encoding:
- a CDS encoding restriction endonuclease subunit S, which codes for MIKRRLGDIIEIKHGYAFDGDHIITEDNGIVLVTPGNFKIGGGFKEEKCKFFNGQIPDSYVLQEGDYIVTMTDLSKTIDTLGYSAKIPCNSKRMYLHNQRIGLIVFKDEDVCREYIYYVMQTHDYQKSIANTSTGATVHHTSPTKICDYRFYLPEYTVQKKVAEILTSYDTLIENSQKQIKLLEEAAQRIYKEWFVDLRFPGYEDVDLVDGVPEGWSKELIGNVIGKVSRTKQIKTADYLLEGSIPIIDQSRDFIAGYTNDSEALVNTGTPVIVFGDHTRILKYIQFPFAKGADGTQLIISDRTNMPQSLLYLSLIAVDLSNYHYARHFKYLKAESILIPSQDVADEFDRLISPILSQIQKLREKCYELSQARDRLLPKLMSGEIEV
- a CDS encoding type I restriction-modification system subunit M is translated as MINIRKLESELWESADLLRAGSKLTSNQYCMPVLGLIFLRYAYSRYKMVEAEILKGRPSRGGRVIPVEASDFAAKSALYLPKEAQYDYLLNLPEDISAAGLVNKDGHSMKSLGEVVNNAMQLIEDQSEQLVGVLPKSYTDFSDEILAELLRIFNNSALDEVGGDIIGRIYEYFLNKFAKNIASDDGVFFTPKSLVKMIVNIIEPKSGVLLDPACGSGGMFIQSGDFVNATGMNANRAMTFYGQEKVEYNAQLCLMNMAVHGLTGVIKSGDEANSFYHDAHNLDGCCDYVMANPPFNVDKVKAESCESAKRLPFGMPSINKNKEVGNANYLWISYFYSYLNEKGRAGFVMASSATDSQGKDKNIRESLIKTGHVDAMISVGNNFFYTKSLPCSLWFFDKGKADALKDKVLFIDARNYYTVVDRTLNEWSEWQLKNMNAIVWLYRGELDKYVDLLNEYRSALGSDKAFEDQVHELSKKEKSLRKEAKKAVKAAEKREKKKTQEAYDIKLADLSETLTIAKEANWLYEKFGDGVYTDVPGLCKLVSISEIEEKGWSLTPGAYVGVEPIEDDGVDFEERMTEIHKELLSLHKESNDLMDAISQNLKEMGL
- a CDS encoding helix-turn-helix domain-containing protein, which produces MEFPKEIKRIRQRCFLTQQDFAKEIQVAFSTVNRWEGGKAKPNLIAMKNIKEFCLKNDVDYTGVEDAWLDFKVEGKSK